A single genomic interval of Devosia oryziradicis harbors:
- a CDS encoding helix-turn-helix domain-containing protein: MSERVYYEPRPDGVERLPTVLSMFHAAPPVMRTAHWHAQVEVNYIVRGWAHYKMSGHDIRLNAGELALFWGGLPHQLDDAADDVVYAGGHLPLVHFFRLRLPQDVQSRLMQGATLITRATDASDTLNFARWNEYARSGDPMKAGIAVDELLLRIERIRFDEYTLLPGPADAINAGIGLDHHSSPIVVRICDFIADNFREDIDSTDIASAADIHPKYAMSVFKKSTGMTLNDYVNLMRLSYAQALLMQEEANVLQVAMDSGFGSLSAFNKSFRKIAGMSPTDFRRDVRCRPSAPVTVQSPATGRIN, from the coding sequence ATGAGTGAACGGGTGTATTATGAGCCTCGTCCGGATGGGGTCGAGCGACTCCCGACGGTGCTCTCCATGTTTCACGCGGCGCCGCCGGTTATGCGAACGGCCCACTGGCACGCGCAGGTGGAGGTCAACTACATCGTCCGCGGCTGGGCCCATTATAAGATGAGTGGTCACGACATTCGCCTCAACGCCGGCGAACTGGCCCTGTTCTGGGGTGGGTTGCCCCATCAGTTGGATGACGCGGCAGACGATGTTGTCTACGCCGGCGGCCACCTGCCGCTTGTGCACTTCTTCCGGCTGCGGTTGCCCCAGGATGTGCAATCCCGGCTGATGCAGGGAGCCACGCTGATTACCCGCGCCACCGATGCGTCCGACACGCTCAATTTTGCGCGATGGAATGAATATGCCCGCTCTGGCGATCCGATGAAGGCGGGCATTGCGGTCGACGAACTGCTGCTGCGCATCGAGCGTATCCGCTTCGACGAGTATACTCTGCTGCCCGGCCCTGCCGACGCAATCAACGCCGGAATCGGTCTTGATCATCATTCGTCGCCCATCGTGGTGCGCATATGCGATTTCATCGCCGACAACTTCCGCGAGGATATCGACTCGACCGACATTGCCAGCGCGGCCGACATCCATCCGAAATATGCGATGAGCGTCTTCAAGAAGAGTACGGGAATGACGCTCAATGACTATGTCAACCTGATGCGGCTCAGCTACGCCCAGGCGCTGCTGATGCAGGAAGAGGCAAATGTGCTTCAGGTGGCGATGGATAGCGGCTTCGGTTCACTCAGTGCATTCAACAAGTCGTTCCGCAAGATCGCCGGCATGTCGCCGACTGATTTCCGACGCGACGTGCGTTGCCGCCCAAGTGCGCCGGTGACCGTCCAATCACCCGCTACCGGACGCATCAACTAG